The following proteins come from a genomic window of Gimesia chilikensis:
- a CDS encoding sialidase family protein: protein MMKSLAFGLVLSLPFLSAAPLPAAAPAETPPALETITRTTVFEKGEAGYHGFRIPALLVTPKGTLLAFAEARKNNLGDSGDIDLVLKRSSDNGKTWSPLAVLWNDGENTCGNPCPVVDESTGRIWLPLTWNHGKDHEKQIKAQAGLDTRRVYMSYSDDDGQTWKPPYEVTETTKKPEWTWYATGPGNGIQLTQGPHKGRLVIPCDHNVTLDGKVVRRSHAIYSDDHGQTWQLSEPIGEMTNECAVVELGDGRLQMNMRSYHGKNRRAIAYSDDGGTTWSEVTLDPTLIEPVCQASLIRVSFPKYGTPGQILFSNPGSQKREKMTVRLSKDDGQTWVASRLVTPGSAAYSSLALLKNGQAGLLYERDRYQKIEFVAFDLKHFTAGR, encoded by the coding sequence ATGATGAAATCGCTCGCGTTCGGTCTGGTTCTCTCGCTCCCGTTCCTCTCGGCGGCCCCTCTCCCGGCAGCGGCACCTGCGGAAACACCCCCTGCCCTTGAGACGATCACACGGACGACCGTGTTTGAGAAAGGGGAAGCCGGCTATCACGGGTTTCGGATCCCGGCGCTGCTGGTGACACCGAAGGGAACGCTGCTGGCGTTTGCTGAGGCGCGGAAGAACAATCTGGGCGACAGCGGTGATATTGATCTGGTGCTCAAGCGGAGCAGCGACAACGGGAAGACCTGGTCTCCCCTGGCAGTGCTGTGGAATGACGGGGAGAACACCTGCGGGAATCCCTGTCCGGTGGTGGATGAGTCGACCGGACGGATCTGGCTGCCGCTGACCTGGAATCATGGCAAGGACCATGAGAAGCAGATCAAGGCGCAGGCCGGATTGGATACGCGGCGGGTCTATATGAGTTATTCCGATGATGACGGTCAGACCTGGAAGCCGCCTTACGAAGTGACCGAGACGACCAAGAAGCCGGAGTGGACCTGGTATGCAACCGGGCCGGGCAACGGGATTCAACTGACGCAGGGACCGCACAAAGGGCGGCTGGTGATTCCCTGTGATCATAATGTGACGCTGGACGGTAAGGTGGTGCGGCGGTCGCATGCGATTTACTCGGACGATCATGGCCAGACGTGGCAGTTGAGTGAACCGATCGGCGAGATGACGAATGAATGTGCGGTCGTGGAACTGGGCGACGGTCGGTTGCAGATGAATATGCGGAGCTATCACGGCAAGAACCGGCGGGCGATTGCATATTCCGACGATGGCGGGACGACCTGGTCTGAGGTGACGCTCGATCCGACGCTGATTGAGCCGGTCTGCCAGGCGAGCCTGATTCGCGTCTCGTTTCCCAAATATGGAACGCCGGGGCAGATTCTGTTCAGCAACCCTGGCAGTCAAAAACGGGAGAAGATGACGGTTCGGTTGAGCAAAGACGATGGGCAGACGTGGGTGGCGTCGCGACTGGTAACGCCGGGTTCAGCCGCGTATTCCTCTCTGGCTTTGTTGAAAAATGGTCAGGCGGGGCTGTTGTATGAGCGGGACCGTTATCAGAAAATCGAATTCGTCGCGTTTGATTTAAAACATTTTACTGCCGGACGTTAG
- a CDS encoding BlaI/MecI/CopY family transcriptional regulator, producing the protein MAKNSRSGHSDSQDLPEAELEVLACLWNAGALTAGEIRNQLESYRPMAHGSVLTLLNRLSEKKLVKREKSGQGKSFTYRAARGPESTHRRILQKLRQRIFGGNSVAIVASLLESHPTSPEEIEELKALIERLEQNQKLEDK; encoded by the coding sequence ATGGCAAAGAATTCCAGGAGTGGTCACTCCGATTCCCAGGATTTACCTGAGGCAGAGCTTGAAGTTCTGGCTTGCCTTTGGAATGCAGGTGCTTTGACGGCTGGCGAAATCCGAAATCAATTAGAGTCATATCGACCGATGGCTCATGGTTCGGTGCTTACACTGCTCAATCGATTGTCTGAAAAGAAGCTCGTGAAGCGAGAGAAGTCAGGACAAGGCAAATCATTTACTTACCGCGCGGCACGAGGTCCAGAATCCACTCATCGTCGAATTCTGCAGAAGCTCAGACAACGAATATTTGGCGGAAACTCAGTCGCCATTGTGGCATCCCTGCTGGAAAGTCACCCCACCAGTCCGGAAGAAATTGAGGAACTCAAGGCTCTCATCGAACGTCTTGAACAGAATCAGAAATTGGAGGACAAATAA
- a CDS encoding NPCBM/NEW2 domain-containing protein produces MQGDGTKADEHRAAAALANGRHTADVIFTAICLATDHVDDQEFLFADQSLTDWLPDFRGRMIPHPYYVKPFLVNQAMDARRQLHPLKINETRYETGYGMGTPFELDFVLAPGNVFKRFTCDVGLHPTAGKKGAVMFAVEANGKELVRTRPLRVGDEPVQLDVPLPSAEVLKLSLKTIADEGSEPSHNLAVWGQPVLKTE; encoded by the coding sequence ATGCAGGGAGACGGGACCAAAGCGGACGAACATCGGGCGGCAGCGGCTCTGGCCAACGGGCGGCATACGGCGGATGTGATTTTCACCGCGATCTGTCTGGCGACGGACCATGTGGATGATCAGGAGTTTCTGTTCGCGGATCAATCATTGACCGACTGGTTGCCTGACTTTCGGGGGCGGATGATTCCCCACCCGTATTACGTGAAGCCGTTCCTGGTGAACCAGGCAATGGACGCCCGGCGGCAACTGCATCCCCTCAAGATTAATGAGACCAGATACGAAACCGGCTATGGCATGGGGACGCCGTTCGAACTGGACTTCGTGCTGGCCCCGGGGAATGTTTTCAAGCGGTTTACGTGCGATGTCGGACTGCATCCCACCGCGGGTAAGAAGGGAGCAGTTATGTTCGCGGTCGAGGCGAACGGCAAGGAACTGGTTCGCACCAGACCGCTGCGTGTGGGGGATGAACCCGTCCAACTGGACGTCCCCCTGCCCTCGGCAGAGGTCTTGAAACTGTCGCTGAAGACAATCGCCGACGAAGGTTCCGAGCCAAGCCATAACCTGGCGGTGTGGGGACAGCCGGTGTTGAAGACTGAGTAG
- a CDS encoding phage holin family protein: MLRLLASTVLYVLGNAIGIVVAAQLLPGFSIDFWSIVIVAAIFTLIVVVITPLLIKISIKNVPQMSGGVALVAILVGLIGTSMFSDGLKISGLTTWILAPLIIWVVALIAGLVLPLFLFKKTLEKVKES, encoded by the coding sequence ATGCTTCGTCTTCTCGCCTCCACTGTTTTGTATGTACTCGGGAATGCTATTGGAATCGTCGTGGCTGCCCAGTTGTTGCCTGGCTTCTCCATCGACTTCTGGTCAATCGTCATCGTCGCGGCGATCTTCACGCTGATCGTAGTTGTGATCACTCCCCTGCTGATTAAGATCTCGATCAAAAACGTACCTCAGATGAGCGGCGGCGTCGCCCTGGTCGCAATCCTGGTCGGTCTGATCGGAACCAGCATGTTTTCCGATGGACTGAAAATCTCCGGCCTCACCACCTGGATTCTCGCGCCGTTGATCATCTGGGTCGTCGCTTTGATCGCAGGGCTGGTGCTGCCGTTGTTCCTTTTCAAGAAGACACTGGAAAAGGTGAAGGAGTCCTGA
- a CDS encoding M56 family metallopeptidase, with amino-acid sequence MSVDTINSVAEAWLFIVMHMFWQSTVVALLVLVVVCWKDRISANIRYALLMLALIKFVVPPFFAMPGGIFSQWEISNGSSVEKTSSMVSVLPPERENLVVPSFESVTPGRNDLPVPVQNNPKKEVRSTTEIAESPVSIIPSSSVIQQEPTVSISPIAWLMIGSLIVTLAFLLWMAKSSFHLMRIMARCKDADGLMLEEFRELTRSMGLRRRIRLLLSPAPVTPMACGLIRPTVIVPAAMLAQLSATEQRAVFAHELAHHRRFDPAALWIQGFIRALWWFHPLVWMLHRNMQRVREQCCDDLIVVENLVTKDEYCAALVRALEWCSVRTQILQLSALQMRPLQSRITRVLNPRVRRSARLSKLAWGIAILLSAAILPGLALRSGDAVADVLATNKSEQQENDQAVIESNPDHAEIGGLILDEKGNPVEAIVYCSQVINKVVDFQSTTTDADGRFHFDDISADRCALTVVAAGKSYTGTYVTVQAGQNQRNLKLIVSRPESLVLNIQDKQGKPVAGVEFSYLNWNVKGGSRWWLQREWLDRMKIACPTSDAEGRLVIEGIPADVDCNVLVKHKDYVNGLIENVRTSKENTITLDKGVPVEIQAIEAETGEPATEATIRITGYPKSINVSNVPVDSEGKYRTRFPIMSHRVYINVRHPSLATTESARILSGTAHSKYEFKLYRRGAVRGRVLSPDNQMPCSGVQVQLISKRAIILSSYTDSEGRFEMNPPSGRFGIVVGSGNGFYGEDKNWKDVHIKPGETTELGDLKAKRLPLIRGIVLLPNGQPAVNALVMQGDQQTQSVLTDENGRFELQMEHKPWVAHIMACHLTEKLSSGVSLSISSLEEGTEARIQLEPETMLSGSVVDAAGTPLEDVDVTLWSVYGDKKRSESRRLSTHKTDASGEFRSWGLSRHQKYQALVSVTRNTNLPGFASVKSDMTQLTKPVQRLAPIKVDSQIYQDPSQPPSSAAEIVCRDWINSDELNLDTLRGKVVLLDFWATWCGPCMADLPRLQLAHELYGEKGLVIIGLHHNSVPTDEVREFVKKRGLTFPIGLDTLSGETCGNYNVNSYPTKILIGRDGRVVATQISTAELLPILRSNVLYHNDQK; translated from the coding sequence ATGTCCGTTGATACCATTAATTCCGTGGCCGAGGCGTGGCTCTTTATTGTGATGCACATGTTTTGGCAGTCAACTGTCGTCGCATTGCTTGTCCTGGTAGTTGTTTGCTGGAAGGATCGTATTTCAGCAAATATTCGGTATGCTTTGCTGATGCTGGCTCTGATCAAGTTTGTTGTGCCACCGTTTTTTGCGATGCCGGGTGGGATTTTCAGTCAGTGGGAAATATCAAACGGTTCTTCGGTGGAAAAGACCTCGAGTATGGTTTCCGTACTCCCGCCAGAACGTGAGAACCTGGTAGTGCCGTCTTTTGAATCAGTAACACCTGGCAGAAATGATCTGCCTGTTCCTGTCCAGAATAACCCGAAGAAAGAAGTGAGATCGACTACTGAAATAGCTGAATCCCCGGTTTCGATAATACCCTCATCATCAGTAATCCAGCAGGAACCGACGGTCAGTATTAGTCCCATTGCCTGGTTAATGATCGGCTCCCTTATCGTAACCCTGGCGTTTCTGCTGTGGATGGCGAAAAGCAGTTTTCACCTGATGCGAATCATGGCCCGTTGTAAGGATGCAGATGGTTTAATGCTGGAAGAATTCAGAGAACTGACTCGATCAATGGGATTGCGCCGCCGCATACGTTTGCTTTTAAGTCCGGCCCCCGTGACTCCGATGGCATGTGGCCTGATTCGACCGACAGTCATTGTTCCCGCAGCAATGCTGGCTCAACTGTCGGCGACTGAGCAGCGTGCTGTTTTTGCACACGAACTGGCGCATCACCGTCGTTTTGATCCTGCTGCACTTTGGATTCAGGGTTTTATTCGCGCTCTCTGGTGGTTTCATCCATTGGTATGGATGTTGCATCGCAACATGCAACGCGTCCGAGAACAATGTTGCGATGATCTTATTGTGGTTGAGAATCTGGTTACGAAAGACGAATATTGTGCAGCATTAGTCCGTGCACTGGAGTGGTGCTCTGTGCGAACACAGATTTTGCAATTATCTGCTTTGCAGATGCGACCGCTTCAGTCTCGCATCACACGCGTCCTGAATCCACGGGTCCGTCGATCGGCCAGGTTATCAAAACTCGCCTGGGGAATCGCGATACTCTTGAGTGCAGCCATACTTCCAGGTCTTGCTTTACGGTCTGGAGACGCTGTAGCCGATGTTCTCGCAACGAACAAAAGTGAGCAGCAAGAGAATGACCAGGCAGTGATAGAATCGAATCCTGACCACGCCGAAATTGGTGGTTTGATTCTCGATGAGAAAGGTAATCCCGTAGAGGCAATCGTTTATTGCAGTCAGGTGATAAATAAAGTTGTTGACTTCCAGTCAACGACGACAGATGCAGATGGCCGTTTCCATTTTGATGATATTTCAGCAGATAGATGCGCATTAACAGTCGTTGCCGCAGGGAAAAGTTACACCGGCACGTACGTAACTGTTCAAGCAGGGCAGAACCAACGGAATCTGAAGCTCATTGTTTCTCGTCCCGAATCTCTGGTTCTTAATATCCAGGACAAGCAGGGAAAACCTGTTGCCGGAGTCGAGTTTTCCTACCTCAACTGGAATGTGAAGGGCGGAAGTCGATGGTGGCTTCAGCGGGAGTGGCTTGACCGAATGAAAATTGCCTGTCCCACATCAGATGCGGAGGGCAGACTTGTGATCGAAGGAATTCCAGCAGATGTCGATTGTAATGTGCTCGTCAAACACAAGGACTATGTCAACGGTTTAATCGAAAATGTCAGAACATCTAAAGAGAACACAATCACTCTGGATAAAGGAGTGCCTGTAGAAATTCAAGCAATCGAGGCAGAAACGGGGGAACCTGCGACAGAAGCCACCATCAGAATCACAGGTTATCCGAAAAGTATTAACGTAAGTAACGTTCCCGTAGATTCGGAAGGTAAGTATCGCACTCGATTCCCGATCATGTCTCATCGCGTATATATCAATGTGCGACATCCATCGCTGGCGACAACTGAATCAGCTCGAATACTTAGTGGAACGGCTCACAGTAAGTATGAATTCAAGCTATACCGTCGAGGAGCAGTGCGCGGACGTGTATTGAGCCCAGATAACCAGATGCCGTGTTCCGGAGTGCAGGTGCAACTCATCAGCAAGCGGGCAATTATTCTAAGTAGTTACACCGACAGTGAGGGACGCTTCGAAATGAACCCGCCATCCGGCAGGTTTGGAATTGTTGTTGGTTCAGGAAATGGTTTCTATGGGGAAGACAAGAATTGGAAAGACGTCCACATTAAACCTGGCGAAACGACGGAACTGGGAGATCTAAAAGCCAAACGGCTTCCGCTGATTCGTGGGATCGTGCTATTACCGAATGGCCAACCTGCCGTCAATGCATTGGTGATGCAGGGCGATCAGCAAACTCAGTCCGTCTTAACCGATGAGAATGGACGGTTCGAATTACAAATGGAGCATAAGCCATGGGTCGCACATATCATGGCGTGCCATTTGACTGAAAAGTTAAGCTCGGGAGTGAGTCTCTCGATTTCCAGTTTAGAGGAGGGGACTGAAGCACGCATTCAACTTGAGCCGGAAACGATGTTGAGCGGCTCAGTCGTCGACGCAGCAGGAACTCCGCTGGAAGATGTAGATGTTACACTTTGGTCAGTCTATGGTGATAAAAAAAGAAGTGAATCCAGAAGACTCTCGACCCATAAAACTGATGCTTCAGGTGAATTTCGCAGTTGGGGACTAAGCAGACATCAAAAGTATCAGGCATTGGTCAGCGTAACGCGCAATACCAATTTACCTGGATTCGCCAGCGTCAAATCTGATATGACTCAACTTACAAAACCAGTACAACGCCTGGCACCAATCAAAGTTGATTCCCAGATCTATCAAGATCCTAGTCAACCCCCGTCTTCGGCTGCGGAGATCGTGTGCCGTGACTGGATCAATTCGGACGAACTGAATCTGGATACACTCCGCGGCAAAGTCGTCTTACTGGACTTCTGGGCCACATGGTGTGGACCTTGTATGGCAGATTTGCCCAGGCTTCAATTGGCGCATGAGCTTTACGGGGAAAAAGGATTGGTGATTATTGGCCTTCACCATAATTCAGTTCCAACAGACGAAGTCAGAGAGTTCGTAAAAAAACGGGGACTGACCTTTCCCATAGGACTCGATACTTTGTCTGGTGAAACGTGCGGGAATTATAATGTGAACAGCTATCCGACGAAGATCCTGATTGGCCGTGACGGAAGAGTCGTTGCAACGCAAATCAGCACTGCCGAGTTACTGCCGATTCTTCGAAGTAATGTCCTCTATCACAACGATCAGAAATAG
- the pepT gene encoding peptidase T, producing MDTLLDRFLRYVKVDTQSDETSPSFPSTKKQLDLSRMLCEECKQLGLEDVTISEYGIVMATIPGTVEGDVPAIGWVAHVDTSPEFSGTNVKPVVHENYDGSDLVLPGDTSRVLRVSEEPRLKEMVGKTVITTDGTTLLGADDKSGVAVMMSAAAHLMSDRSIAHGPIRLCFTCDEEIGRGIEKLDLDVFGVCCAYTLDSDGSGRIDSETFSADQAVITVRGVNTHPSVGKGVMVNAIRILSDLISSLPTETLSPETTDGRDGFIHPYHIEGGVAEASARLILRDFETEKLAEYAGLLDSLAQPLREKYPRAEIKIDVHKQYRNMRDGLGKEPRALEKAIEATRAAGLEPNLNIIRGGTDGSLLTEKGLPTPNLSSGQHNPHSPLEWTTVEEMEKAVDVLVQLAILWGQER from the coding sequence ATGGATACATTACTTGATCGTTTTCTGCGTTATGTCAAAGTGGATACCCAGTCGGACGAAACCAGTCCCTCGTTTCCGAGCACGAAGAAGCAGCTGGATCTGAGCCGGATGCTGTGTGAAGAGTGCAAGCAACTGGGGCTGGAAGATGTGACGATCAGTGAGTACGGCATCGTGATGGCGACGATTCCTGGTACGGTCGAAGGGGATGTGCCAGCCATCGGCTGGGTGGCCCACGTGGATACGTCTCCTGAATTTTCCGGGACGAATGTGAAGCCGGTTGTGCATGAGAACTATGACGGGAGCGATCTGGTGCTGCCCGGCGATACATCGCGTGTGCTGCGGGTCAGCGAGGAGCCCCGGTTGAAAGAGATGGTGGGTAAAACCGTGATCACCACCGACGGGACTACGCTACTGGGAGCCGATGATAAATCGGGCGTGGCCGTGATGATGTCGGCGGCAGCGCACCTGATGAGCGATCGCTCGATTGCCCATGGTCCGATTCGGCTCTGCTTTACCTGTGATGAAGAGATTGGCCGCGGGATTGAAAAACTGGACCTGGATGTGTTCGGCGTCTGCTGTGCTTACACATTGGACAGTGACGGCAGTGGTCGCATCGATTCCGAGACCTTCTCGGCTGATCAGGCGGTGATTACCGTGCGGGGCGTGAATACGCATCCTTCGGTCGGTAAAGGTGTGATGGTGAATGCGATTCGGATTCTGAGTGATCTGATCTCATCCTTGCCGACCGAAACACTGAGCCCGGAAACGACGGACGGCCGCGACGGGTTTATTCACCCCTATCATATTGAAGGGGGCGTGGCGGAAGCGTCGGCCCGGCTGATCCTGCGTGATTTTGAAACGGAGAAACTGGCCGAGTATGCCGGCCTGCTGGATTCACTGGCGCAGCCGCTGCGCGAGAAATATCCGCGGGCGGAAATCAAGATCGACGTGCATAAGCAGTACCGCAACATGCGGGACGGTCTGGGTAAGGAACCGCGGGCGCTGGAGAAAGCGATTGAAGCGACGCGCGCTGCGGGGCTGGAGCCGAACCTGAATATCATCCGCGGTGGAACCGATGGCAGCCTGCTGACCGAAAAGGGGCTGCCGACGCCGAACCTTTCCAGCGGTCAACACAATCCGCATTCCCCCCTGGAATGGACGACCGTGGAAGAGATGGAGAAGGCCGTTGATGTTTTAGTGCAACTTGCGATTCTCTGGGGCCAGGAACGTTGA
- a CDS encoding WGR domain-containing protein, producing the protein MVARNWYEFHDGSSAKFWSISIDESSYTVRYGKVGSKGQTKTKSFKSPTEASAAADKVTAQKLKKGYKPSLVVDIPILGCDIPVELTDDNAPIDYSHPMFKKMPKWTPPLKAKIEKACFRHYRDMVEMIGDESLPKIAKPGEIWPHIKINSIRLDPEVPNVAVAYVVPAWDLSEHMEWAIKGTATLQYAGTFLCYPVDSYADQKGFE; encoded by the coding sequence ATGGTCGCACGTAATTGGTACGAGTTCCACGACGGTTCGTCAGCTAAGTTCTGGTCTATCTCTATCGACGAGAGTTCTTACACCGTCCGTTACGGGAAAGTCGGCTCAAAGGGACAGACAAAAACCAAGTCGTTTAAGAGCCCCACCGAGGCATCGGCAGCAGCTGATAAGGTCACCGCCCAAAAACTGAAGAAGGGATACAAACCGTCGCTGGTGGTTGACATTCCAATTCTCGGTTGCGACATCCCCGTCGAGCTAACTGACGACAACGCCCCAATTGACTACTCACACCCGATGTTCAAGAAGATGCCCAAGTGGACACCGCCCCTGAAAGCAAAGATCGAGAAGGCGTGCTTTCGCCACTATCGCGACATGGTCGAGATGATTGGCGACGAGTCTCTCCCCAAAATTGCCAAGCCCGGCGAAATCTGGCCGCACATCAAGATCAACAGCATCCGACTGGATCCTGAGGTTCCCAATGTTGCCGTCGCATACGTGGTTCCGGCATGGGACTTGAGCGAGCACATGGAATGGGCAATCAAAGGAACTGCAACGCTCCAATACGCCGGTACGTTTCTGTGCTATCCTGTCGACAGCTATGCAGATCAAAAAGGGTTCGAGTAG